A window of the Planococcus citri chromosome 4, ihPlaCitr1.1, whole genome shotgun sequence genome harbors these coding sequences:
- the LOC135846041 gene encoding venom protease-like has protein sequence MNGVIQTISVLLVIQISCSYGQSTSANSKCLTPDNYVGKCISIRDCKDLLLLLEYRGKDPRVVQFLRKSQCGVAGNNPKVCCSTGVVNNPKPPPSPPKDDSDSKVCGIPDVSQKIIGGEGVALGDYPWMAALGYRRRKHAGPEWICGGTLISSRYVLTASHCLHGISPWELYMVRLGDVNLNSTVNDGATPLDIPIESTLIHEKYTSSPITNDVALVKLKYAVQYTDLIKPICLPAAQDFKSKNILDHQYAFVAGWGKTSFTITNSFSSHLQDLRVPIQPIDVCKQAYKTIPRSYVDDRNICAGYLQGQKDSCQGDSGGPLMWINSYDSKYYLIGIVSFGYKCAEPGYPGVYTKVAEYMDWIRLHAK, from the exons ATGAATGGAGTGATTCAAACTATTAGCGTATTATTAGTAATACAAATAAGCTGTTCCTACGGTCAAAGCACATCTG ccaATTCCAAGTGCCTTACACCGGATAATTACGTAGGAAAATGTATAAGCATTAGAGATTGCAAAGATTTACTTCTATTACTCGAATACAGAGGTAAAGATCCCAGAGTGGTTCAGTTTCTTCGTAAATCGCAATGTGGAGTAGCTGGCAATAACCCAAAAGTATGCTGCAGTACTGGAGTTGTAAATAATCCGAAACCGCCGCCATCACCACCTAAAGATGATTCTGATTCGAAAGTTTGCGGAATTCCCGATGTatctcaaaaaatcattggCGGAGAAGGAGTTGCTCTGG GAGATTACCCTTGGATGGCTGCGTTAGGATACAGAAGAAGGAAACATGCTGGACCAGAATGGATTTGCGGTGGAACTCTGATTAGCAGCAGATATGTGTTGACAGCGTCCCATTGTCTTCATGGAATCAGCCCATGGGAATT GTATATGGTTCGATTAGGAGACGTGAACTTGAACAGTACAGTCAACGATGGCGCTACACCTTTGGATATTCCCATTGAAAGTACActgattcatgaaaaatacaCTAGTTCTCCAATAACCAACGACGTTGCTCTGGTCAAACTGAAATATGCTGTGCAATATACAG ATCTAATCAAACCAATATGTCTTCCGGCGGCTCAAGATTTCAAAAGTAAGAATATTTTAGACCACCAATACGCCTTTGTTGCTGGCTGGGGAAAAACTTCATTCA CTATTACAAACTCGTTCAGCTCTCATCTTCAAGACTTGCGTGTTCCTATTCAACCAATCGATGTTTGTAAACAAGCCTATAAAACGATTCCAAGATCGTACGTAGACGATAGGAATATCTGCGCTGGATATTTACAAGGACAAAAGGATTCGTGTCAG GGTGATTCTGGAGGCCCACTGATGTGGATCAATTCGTACGATTCAAAGTACTACCTCATTGGTATCGTTTCATTCGGTTATAAATGTGCTGAACCAGGGTATCCTGGGGTTTACACGAAAGTTGCCGAGTATATGGACTGGATAAGACTTCatgcgaaataa
- the LOC135843256 gene encoding E3 ubiquitin-protein ligase arkadia, with protein MAEKLITNVGQEEHVAFDNTCNLRKAHISVEEDSDVSLREILNTAFTSTVDHQDNVAFERSEMADDGLLAESDVENDSNLFHPSSSIEENTAAQSSYPNTGTSFHQSYYLDHNYVSGPTSNSVNKRKRSSIENEMSFSSRLRIKKNIALPINENTNLFANNYFNSERNYTNGQIRGSIPVTHVRRPQQSENEIQTQYSSMSSNDISNTNVGCIIPSGSSRSEDGDAGSLRVECSSSDGDDEENGIDLLSLRFDTNREENGYDFAASSSTIDPAPSTSSGTVSVNASIKEEIVPVVDLTEENGDFVDAQTLQSPPEVIYTAINSEYARQNVNHPPHNGVNIPLPQQHFPIHVSVTIPQCPYLQSWEINRNVSPGPAQEILVPPLPPPPPPPPSTISIISPSTAASPALTPHTIPPTTVAAQCSNYTTPSQHHTTLPPPPAHSNNIIYPHHIGHYHHTPLVPNIVGPQMPPQPPARPYPVHQRLWQSHQRVQELNRRRMDQHFYSMQGNEPCMGINTTASTQTPPNAHLNSSGFMPLGLIRNAPTPSTSVRPPPQNGHYHCPIRHQPLPAVQQPTVFSHPEVANPHATIGIPRIRRANRTVLLPQYNAESNEPRAQPLLVQSENISSYNLPGNNESNPNIQFIHHHHYHMNPFRLHHVHINITQPTVVAPIVTAEVGSIQPSYRNFTAYRLEDYMRFLERRSNNMNRGASQDTIERFTFPHKYKKVKQESDEEGDKCTICLSEFEDSEDVRRLPCMHLFHKACVDQWLSSNKRCPICRVDIEALLNKDFNGASSVNNEPSSTTFPEIALVPYEN; from the exons ATGGCcgaaaaattaataacaaaTGTGGGTCAAGAAGAACACGTAGCATTTGATAATACTTGCAATCTAAGAAAAGCTCATATTAGCGTTGAAGAAGATTCGGATGTTTCTCTgagagaaattttaaatactgCTTTTACTTCTACTGTCGACCATCAAGATAATGTTGCCTTCGAAAGAT CTGAAATGGCCGATGATGGATTACTCGCGGAAAGTGATGtagaaaatgattcgaatttgtTTCACCCAAGTTCGTCTATAGAAGAGAATACTGCTGCTCAAAGCTCGTATCCAAATACAGGCACTTCGTTTCATCAAAGTTACTATTTGGATCATAATTACGTGTCAGGTCCTACGTCAAATTCTGTTAACAAACGAAAGag ATCCTCCATTGAAAACGAAATGTCTTTCTCGTCTCGCTTaaggatcaagaaaaatatcgcGCTGCCTATCAACgaaaataccaatttatttgcgaataattatttcaattcggAACGCAACTACACGAATGGCCAGATTCGTGGTTCGATACCTGTCACTCATGTTCGACGTCCTCAGCAGTCGGAAAATGAAATACAAACACAATACTCGTCGATGAGTTCTAATGATATTTCAAACACAAACGTCGGCTGTATCATACCGA GTGGGTCTTCTCGTTCGGAGGATGGCGACGCTGGCAGCCTTAGAGTGGAATGTTCATCTTCGGACGGAGATGATGAAGAAAACGGTATCGATTTGTTGAGCTTACGATTCGACACGAACAGAGAGGAGAACGGGTACGATTTTGCCGCATCGTCGTCAACGATTGATCCAGCTCCATCCACGTCTTCGGGCACAGTCAGTGTGAACGCGAGTATAAAA GAGGAAATCGTACCGGTGGTTGATTTAACCGAAGAAAATGGCGATTTCGTCGATGCGCAAACTCTACAGTCTCCACCCGAAGTCATCTACACGGCGATAAATTCCGAATACGCTAGACAAAATGTGAATCACCCGCCTCACAACGGCGTCAACATACCACTACCTCAGCAGCACTTTCCAATCCACGTTAGCGTAACGATTCCTCAATGCCCTTATTTGCAGTCGTGGGAAATCAATCGTAATGTATCGCCTGGACCTGCTCAAGAAATCTTAGTTCCTCCGCTTCCtccaccacctcctcctcctccgtCAACTATTTCGATAATTTCTCCATCTACGGCCGCTTCGCCTGCTCTGACACCTCATACTATTCCTCCGACTACGGTCGCCGCACAATGTAGCAATTACACCACTCCGTCGCAGCACCATACAACGTTACCACCACCACCGGCTCATAGTAATAATATTATATACCCTCATCATATAG GCCATTACCATCATACGCCTCTTGTACCAAATATCGTCGGACCTCAGATGCCTCCTCAACCTCCAGCTAGGCCGTATCCAGTGCATCAGCGTTTGTGGCAGTCTCATCAACGTGTACAAGAATTAAATCGTCGCAGAATGGATCAGCATTTTTATAG CATGCAAGGAAACGAACCATGTATGGGAATTAATACTACCGCTTCCACACAAACGCCTCCAAATGCGCATCTTAATTCTTCCGGATTCATGCCATTAGGCTTGATTCGTAATGCACCTACTCCGTCGACATCGGTAAGACCACCGCCTCAGAATGGTCATTACCATTGTCCAATACGCCATCAACCGTTGCCGGCTGTCCAACAGCCAACCGTATTTAGCCATCCTGAAGTTGCCAATCCGCATGCTACCATTGGTATACCGCGAATACGTCGTGCTAATCGAACTGTATTG CTTCCGCAATATAATGCTGAGAGTAATGAACCAAGAGCTCAACCTTTACTTGTCCAAAGCGAAAATATTTCCTCGTATAATTTACCCGG AAATAACGAAAGTAATCCCaatattcaatttattcatcatcatcattatcacaTGAATCCGTTTCGATTGCATCATGTGCATATCAACATTACTCAACCAACGGTGGTCGCT CCAATCGTTACTGCCGAAGTTGGCTCAATTCAGCCTTCTTATCGTAACTTCACCGCGTACAGACTCGAAGATTACATGCGTTTCTTGGAACGTCGTTCTAATAATATGAATAGAGGCGCTTCTCAAGATACTATCGAACGTTTCACGTTTCCTCATAAGTATAAGAAG GTTAAACAAGAATCAGACGAGGAAGGAGATAAATGTACCATTTGTCTTTCGGAATTCGAAGATTCAGAAGATGTGAG ACGACTGCCCTGTATGCATTTGTTCCACAAAGCCTGCGTCGATCAGTGGTTGTCTTCCAATAAACGTTGTCCTATATGTCGCGTCGATATCGAAGCGCTTCTAAATAAAGATTTCAACGGTGCCAGTTCCGTCAACAACGAACCCTCGAGTACTACGTTTCCCGAGATCGCACTCGTGCCTTATGAAAATTAG
- the LOC135843257 gene encoding putative GTP-binding protein 6 gives MKFLFKLPVIRLLNRVIVQKPFIHHRTLAVTSQYRAWKLTDLSFLDDGTPEDIGLKSNVSGLIERAFQNLTSGQQVLVIQPYIKWGPLKKRNTTPELQLEESVSLINTLNDWKVVGKEIVGLNGFESQYFFGKGKLSEIKATVQQNQYITCVFVSVEMLNRAQHEFLEQFFSVPVYDRYLIVMQIFREHAVSKEAKIQIALAELPYMYSRMKYTEDSSLGRIGDSAKRISGTTIFTTPDTRKLILHKYESKLKNELEKVRKHREMSRSSRQMNQHPVVAVVGYTNSGKTSIIKALTGQHKLTPKDCLFATLDVTFHVGLLPCNMKVFYVDTVGFISDIPTHLIEPFSVTLRDAMQADVILHVQDISHPDWKKQHDQVFETLEQLKIEKKLLGHVITVGNKVDRLTDEENQLIPSDALKTSCLNFQGIDDLKLRLQDEIIKATGRSHMVIRARTGSEEDSWLRSEATVADAAPDPKNMNYSLLSVLITESTLDKFKRTFIYSKSKK, from the coding sequence ATGAAGTTCCTCTTCAAGTTACCGGTGATAAGATTATTGAATCGGGTGATCGTACAAAAACCATTCATTCATCATCGAACGTTAGCTGTAACCTCTCAGTACAGAGCTTGGAAACTCACAGATCTCAGTTTTCTCGACGATGGAACACCAGAAGATATTGGGCTCAAAAGTAACGTATCCGGATTAATAGAGCGAGCATTTCAGAACTTGACTAGTGGTCAACAAGTCCTGGTGATCCAACCGTATATCAAATGGGGACCTCTGAAAAAACGTAACACTACTCCAGAATTACAACTGGAAGAATCAGTATCGCTTATAAACACGCTGAATGACTGGAAAGTGGTTGGTAAAGAAATCGTCGGTTTAAATGGTttcgaatcgcagtattttttCGGCAAAGGAAAATTATctgaaataaaagccaccgttCAGCAGAATCAATACATTACCTGCGTGTTTGTAAGTGTCGAAATGCTGAATCGTGCGCAGCATGAATTTTTAGAGCAGTTTTTCAGTGTACCGGTTTACGATCGATACTTAATCGTGATGCAGATTTTTCGAGAACATGCCGTCTCTAAGGAAGCTAAAATACAAATAGCGTTGGCCGAATTACCATATATGTATTCGAGAATGAAATACACTGAAGATAGTTCTCTCGGTCGAATTGGTGACTCAGCTAAGAGAATCAGCGGTACCACAATTTTCACGACTCCTGATACTCGAAAGCTTATATTGCATAAATACGAAtctaaactgaaaaatgaactgGAGAAAGTTCGTAAACATCGAGAAATGTCTAGAAGTAGTAGACAAATGAATCAACATCCTGTCGTTGCAGTTGTTGGATACACGAATTCTGGTAAAACTTCCATTATCAAAGCTTTAACCGGTCAGCACAAACTTACACCTAAAGACTGCTTGTTCGCTACTTTGGATGTAACATTTCACGTCGGTTTGTTGCCTTGTAATATGAAAGTATTCTACGTAGATACGGTCGGTTTCATTTCGgatatacctactcatttaaTCGAACCATTTTCGGTTACGTTACGCGATGCTATGCAAGCCGATGTCATCTTGCATGTCCAAGACATCAGCCACCCAGACTGGAAAAAACAACATGATCAAGTTTTTGAGACTTTAGAACAattgaaaatagagaaaaaattactGGGTCATGTGATAACTGTTGGTAATAAAGTTGATCGTTTAACCGATGAAGAAAACCAGTTGATACCTTCCGATGCGTTGAAAACTTCGTGTCTCAATTTTCAAGGCATTGATGACTTGAAATTAAGATTGCAAGATGAAATAATTAAAGCCACAGGGCGATCGCATATGGTGATTAGAGCGAGGACTGGAAGTGAAGAAGATTCTTGGTTACGAAGTGAAGCTACTGTTGCTGATGCAGCGCCAGATCCTAAGAATATGAATTATTCTTTGCTATCTGTATTGATTACTGAATCGACTCTGGATAAGTTTAAACGAACGTTTATTTAttcgaaatccaaaaaatag
- the LOC135843259 gene encoding structure-specific endonuclease subunit slx1-like gives MTELVEDFYGVYLLYNLSEKYKGKVYIGFTVDPNRRINQHNKGVRYGGARKTSYKGPWEMVLIIHGFPNEISALRFEWAWQNPIKSRRLRNIAPKKAREKTYDYTLRVLSEMLRTGPWKRLPLTIRWLNEKYARDFPATLAPPFHMPIVYGPVTSKKLPPKTRLETIPEIFTIEQCFRCHSIIGEDDLMMCVNPKCDIKCHIVCFSEYFFCDSNDFVPIEGDCPSCKAHLLWGDLVRKKKGCYKDLAENDDYEVNF, from the exons ATGACTGAACTTGTCGAAGATTTCTATGGAGTATATTTACTGTAcaatttgagtgaaaaataCAAGGGCAAAGTGTACATTGGTTTCACGGTTGATCCGAATAGAAGAATTAATCAGCATAACAAAGGCGTGAGATATGGTGGAGCTCGTAAAACTAGTTACAAAGGCCCATG GGAAATGGTGCTCATAATACACGGTTTCCccaatgaaatttcagctttgaga TTCGAGTGGGCATGGCAAAATCCAATAAAATCAAGACGGCTGAGGAATATAGCTCCGAAAAAAGCTCGCGAAAAAACGTACGACTATACACTACGAGTTCTGTCAGAGATGCTTCGCACAGGGCCTTGGAAACGATTACCCCTCACTATTCGTTGGCTGAATGAAAAATATGCTCGAGATTTTCCG GCTACTTTGGCACCTCCGTTTCATATGCCCATCGTCTATGGACCTGTAACTAGTAAAAAACTTCCACCAAAAACTAGGCTAGAAACCATTCCTGAAATATTTACCATCGAACAGTGCTTCAGATGTCATTCGATTATTGGAGAAGATGATCTAATGATGTGCGTTAATCCGAAATGTGATATAAAATGTCACATTGTATGTTTctccgaatattttttttgtgattcaaaCGACTTTGTTCCTATTGAAGGAGACTGTCCCTCATGCAAAGCGCATTTACTTTGGGGGGATTTAGTTCGTAAGAAAAAAGGCTGTTATAAAGATTTAGCGGAGAACGATGATTATGaggttaatttttaa
- the Alg13 gene encoding UDP-N-acetylglucosamine transferase subunit ALG13 homolog, protein MEFKNVFVTVGTTEFQNLIDTVTSPDILQILKRKGCKNLKIQYGSGDCSPSIDDDVIFIECYGYKDSLHDDMSEADLIISHAGAGTCLEALELRKPLITVINDELMHNHQTELAEKLSDEGYSFCCTCSSLSDVLQNSKFDNLKTFIYDNDKKCAAYVEKLLCNKII, encoded by the exons atGGAATTTAAAAACGTATTTGTTACAGTAGGAAcaacagaatttcaaaatttaatcgatACCGTCACTAGTCCCGACATATTACAG atTCTGAAGAGAAAAggctgcaaaaatttgaaaattcagtacGGATCTGGTGATTGCTCGCCCTCAATCGACGATGATGTGATTTTCATCGAATGCTACGGGTACAAAGATTCTCTACACGATGATATGTCAGAAGCAGATTTAATTATTAGCCATGCTGGAGCTGGTACTTGTTTAGAAGCTCTCGAATTACGTAAACCTTTAATCACTGTGATAAATGATGAGCTTATGCACAATCATCAAACAGAATTGGCGGAGAAATTATCTGACGAAGGATATTCTTTTTGTTGTACTTGTAGTTCGCTAAGTGACGTTTTACAGAATTCCAAATTCGATAACCTAAAAACCTTTATTTatgataatgataaaaaatgtgCAGCATACGTTGAAAAACTACTTTGtaataaaatcatttaa
- the RpL26 gene encoding large ribosomal subunit protein uL24, which produces MKLNKFVTSSRRKNRKAHFTAPSHIRRRLMSAPLSKELRQKYNVRTMPVRKDDEVQVVRGHYKGQQVGKIVQVYRKKFAIYIERIQREKANGTTVYVGIHPSKTVIVKLKLDKDRKKILERRAKGRELALSKGKGKHSEDTIAMETS; this is translated from the exons atgaagcTCAACAAATTCGTGACTTCCTCGCGCAGGAAAAATCGTAAGGCTCATTTTACCGCACCTTCCCACATTCGTAGGAGATTGATGTCGGCTCCTTTGTCAAAAGAACTCCGACAAAAATATAATGTTCGTACGATGCCAGTTCGCAAAGACGATGAAGTTCAA GTAGTACGTGGTCATTATAAAGGTCAACAAGTTGGAAAAATCGTCCAGGTTTACAGAAAGAAATTCGCTATCTACATCGAACGTATTCAAAGAGAAAAAGCCAATGGAACGACGGTATATGTGGGAATCCATCCATCCAAG ACTGTCAtcgtgaaattgaaattagataAGGACCGTAAAAAGATTTTGGAACGTAGAGCGAAAGGAAGAGAACTTGCACTCAGTAAAGGCAAAGGCAAACATTCTGAAGATACGATTGCGATGGAAACGTCGTAA
- the LOC135843258 gene encoding ribonuclease H2 subunit A, giving the protein MNSSDDCAVLNDLSTPLEAVKTHLTADESSPVFRCKVPDLCKSEECIVGIDEAGRGPVLGPMVYGICYCVKKNEEILKTLGCADSKSLTEEKREDIFKLLCAETESLGWAVDVISPTRISNCMLRKQKFSLNEISHTSAIDLIKLLEKNGVNVSEVYVDTVGPAEKYEEKLSKIFPHIKIKVSKKADSLFPVVSAASICAKVIRDFALKNWIFPESIKMNEEAGWGSGYPGDPVTKQFLSDNLDSVFGFPQIVRFSWSTADTILQESAVSVSWSDDEEETDKTNTTITSFFKPPNKIQKHSFFADRNLETVEYL; this is encoded by the exons ATGAATTCCTCCGACGATTGTGCGGTCCTAAATGACTTATCGACCCCGTTAGAAGCTGTTAAAACTCACCTCACTGCAGATGAAAGCAGTCCAGTGTTTCGATGCAAAGTTCCAGACTTGTGCAAATCTGAAGAATGCATCGTAGGAATCGACGAAGCCGGACGAGGTCCTGTTTTGG GTCCAATGGTTTATGGTATATGCTACTGCGtcaagaaaaatgaagaaattctaaaaacacTCGGATGCGCTGATTCTAAAAGTCTTACGGAAGAAAAACGTGAAGATATTTTCAAGCTATTATGTGCAGAAACTGAATCCTTAGGTTGGGCTGTCGACGTTATTTCTCCTACTCGTATTAGCAACTGTATGCTGAGAAA ACAGAAATTTTCCTTAAATGAAATATCACACACGTCAGCCAtagatttaataaaattactcgaaaagaACGGAGTCAACGTATCCGAAGTGTATGTTGATACAGTTGGACCTGCTGAAAAATACGAA gaaaaattatccaaaatatTCCCCCATATCAAAATAAAAGTATCGAAGAAAGCCGATTCGTTATTTCCTGTCGTCAGTGCAGCTAGTATATGTGCCAAAGTAATCCGTGATTTTGCACTGAAAAATTGGATATTTCCCGAAAGCATTAAAATGAACGAAGAAGCTGGTTGGGGTAGCGGATATCCTGGTG ACCCAGTCACAAAGCAATTTCTCTCGGACAATCTAGATTCCGTATTTGGTTTCCCACAAATCGTCAGGTTCAGTTGGTCGACTGCTGATACGATTCTACAAGAAAGCGCCGTATCTGTATCATG GAGCGATGACGAGGAAGAGACTGATAAAACAAACACGACAATAACTTCGTTTTTTAAACCGcctaataaaatacaaaaacattCTTTTTTCGCCGATCGTAATTTAGAAACGGTAGAATATTTATGA